One genomic region from Halorussus rarus encodes:
- a CDS encoding bactofilin family protein gives MDRRLAALLCVLVVLAAVPAPVAAQEVRSGGTVVVADGETVDGPLQAFGGTVIVRGTVNGDLTAAGGNVYVTGRVNGDLQAMAGNVRINGTVTGDASAVGGNVVLASGGRIGGELNAGAGSVEIDGEVGEDASVGGDTITLGPSAVVGGDFVYDGTLNRAEGARVAGQVREDTNLGEGVGFTGPIVPTWVEGVYGFLANLVLGAILLVVFPRFSAGVAGRASETPLRSGGVGLLTFVGIPVLFVLLLLSLVGIPLALLVILLYPLALWIGYVYGAFALGAWALGLTDADSRWLALALGVFVVSIVGFVPILGGLIQFLVLLLGLGAFALGVWGGLRGRRRRDDDYDRETVV, from the coding sequence ATGGACAGACGACTCGCAGCCCTGCTCTGCGTCCTCGTGGTGCTCGCCGCGGTGCCGGCCCCCGTCGCGGCCCAGGAGGTCCGGTCCGGCGGGACCGTCGTGGTCGCGGACGGCGAGACCGTCGACGGGCCGCTCCAGGCGTTCGGCGGCACGGTCATCGTCCGCGGGACCGTGAACGGCGACCTGACCGCCGCCGGCGGCAACGTCTACGTGACCGGGCGAGTGAACGGCGACCTCCAGGCGATGGCGGGCAACGTCCGCATCAACGGCACGGTGACCGGCGACGCCAGCGCGGTCGGCGGCAACGTCGTCCTCGCGTCCGGCGGCCGGATCGGCGGGGAGCTGAACGCGGGAGCGGGGAGCGTCGAAATCGACGGCGAGGTCGGCGAGGACGCCTCCGTCGGCGGCGACACCATCACCCTCGGGCCGAGCGCGGTCGTCGGCGGCGACTTCGTCTACGACGGGACCCTGAACCGTGCGGAGGGCGCCCGGGTCGCGGGCCAGGTCCGGGAGGACACGAACCTCGGCGAGGGCGTCGGCTTCACCGGCCCCATCGTTCCGACGTGGGTCGAGGGAGTCTACGGTTTCCTCGCGAACCTCGTCCTCGGGGCGATACTGCTCGTCGTCTTCCCGCGGTTCTCCGCCGGCGTCGCCGGGCGGGCGAGCGAGACGCCGCTGCGCTCGGGCGGCGTGGGGCTGCTGACGTTCGTCGGGATTCCGGTCCTGTTCGTCCTGCTGCTGCTCTCGCTGGTCGGGATTCCCCTCGCCCTGCTCGTCATCCTGCTCTATCCCCTCGCGCTGTGGATCGGCTACGTCTACGGCGCGTTCGCGCTCGGGGCGTGGGCGCTCGGGCTGACCGACGCCGACAGCCGGTGGCTGGCGCTCGCGCTCGGCGTCTTCGTCGTCTCGATAGTCGGCTTTGTCCCGATTCTCGGCGGTCTGATCCAGTTCCTCGTGCTCCTGCTGGGCCTGGGTGCGTTCGCGCTCGGGGTCTGGGGCGGCCTCCGCGGGCGGCGCCGGCGCGACGACGATTACGACCGGGAGACGGTGGTGTAG
- a CDS encoding GNAT family N-acetyltransferase, producing MDVSVREATDGDRLDVRRVLDAAMLRIRVDLAERVGAGDVLVAVEAGGGGGEDDGGEDGDRSVLGALVLVSGGDGTDERTGAHIDAVAVRRARRGQGIGSALVRAAAERRGVVTAEFDPDVRPFYEALDFDISRVDGDENEDGSRLWGRYDGTADPS from the coding sequence ATGGACGTCAGCGTCCGCGAAGCGACAGACGGCGACCGGCTCGACGTGCGGCGCGTCCTCGACGCGGCGATGCTCCGGATTCGTGTCGACCTCGCCGAGCGCGTCGGCGCCGGCGACGTGCTGGTGGCGGTGGAGGCCGGGGGCGGCGGTGGCGAAGACGACGGTGGCGAAGACGGCGACCGTTCCGTCCTCGGCGCGCTCGTCCTCGTCTCGGGCGGGGACGGAACGGACGAACGCACCGGCGCGCACATCGACGCCGTGGCGGTCCGGCGGGCGCGCCGGGGGCAGGGCATCGGCTCGGCGCTGGTCCGGGCCGCGGCCGAGCGCCGCGGGGTCGTGACCGCCGAGTTCGACCCGGACGTGCGGCCCTTCTACGAAGCGCTCGACTTCGATATCTCGCGGGTGGACGGGGACGAGAACGAGGACGGGAGTCGGCTGTGGGGTCGGTACGACGGGACTGCGGACCCTTCCTGA
- a CDS encoding peroxiredoxin family protein codes for MTALDRERRSLGVSELDFELPNAGAGPDPLSLSSFAATRPGRDDADEFVGREWVTGRPDENEAVVLLFLRDYWSRGCRQQVQDVADRYREFRERDAAAVAVLPEPEGKAGKWQWKYHLPFPLVADADKTVGEQYGQPTRFGPLGRRVDLLGRLPQVAILDARHGELGLDAVHRGDGPDDRPSVDDVLAMVDRLLGDDRE; via the coding sequence GTGACGGCACTCGACCGCGAGCGCCGGAGCCTCGGGGTGTCGGAGCTCGACTTCGAGCTACCTAACGCCGGGGCGGGGCCCGACCCGCTGTCGCTGTCGTCGTTCGCCGCCACCAGACCCGGCCGGGACGACGCAGACGAGTTCGTCGGACGCGAGTGGGTGACGGGGCGTCCGGACGAGAACGAGGCCGTGGTCCTGCTGTTCCTGCGCGACTACTGGTCCCGCGGCTGCCGGCAGCAGGTCCAGGACGTGGCCGACCGCTACCGGGAGTTCCGCGAGCGCGACGCCGCGGCGGTCGCGGTCCTCCCCGAGCCCGAGGGAAAGGCCGGGAAGTGGCAGTGGAAGTACCACCTGCCGTTCCCGCTGGTGGCCGACGCCGACAAGACGGTCGGCGAGCAGTACGGCCAGCCCACTCGGTTCGGCCCGCTCGGGCGGCGCGTCGACCTGCTGGGCCGACTGCCCCAGGTCGCGATTCTGGACGCGCGACACGGCGAACTGGGGCTCGACGCGGTCCACCGCGGCGACGGGCCGGACGACCGGCCGTCGGTCGACGACGTGCTGGCGATGGTCGACCGACTGCTCGGCGACGACCGGGAGTGA